From one Thermatribacter velox genomic stretch:
- the nagA gene encoding N-acetylglucosamine-6-phosphate deacetylase, with protein MKNRLFIIRGNVVTPYQVLQKGFLLVEEGFIKEVAPATSISLHLLNENGPVFDFDNFYLFPGLIDLHIHGAVGEDFMDGSPEGIERITTFLLQHGVTRFLATTLTESKERTERAIEAMVSCKKLFPSILGIHLEGPYLSPERRGAQNASFLRKPDLNEIKEFIALGEGLIKRVTIAPELDNALDIVEYLTSQDILVSLGHSTADYRISFQAFLKGARLVTHLFNGMDPLHHRSPNLLAFALGFEGICVEMIADLIHVSPEIMKIALLCKRNRLILISDAIRATGLQDGMYEMGGEMMEMKDGIARMVSTGSLAGSTLTLDQALYNLKQLFDLPLPELARMASLLPAKLLKIDDRLGSLEKNKIADIVVFDENFRVQGVFQEGRKIL; from the coding sequence ATGAAAAACCGGTTATTCATAATTCGAGGCAATGTCGTAACACCCTACCAAGTTCTCCAAAAAGGTTTTCTTTTGGTTGAGGAAGGTTTTATCAAAGAGGTTGCACCAGCTACAAGCATATCTCTTCACTTACTAAATGAAAACGGACCTGTTTTCGACTTTGATAATTTCTACCTCTTCCCGGGGCTCATAGATCTTCATATTCATGGCGCAGTGGGAGAAGACTTTATGGATGGTTCTCCCGAGGGAATTGAGAGGATAACTACCTTTCTCCTTCAGCATGGAGTAACTCGCTTTTTAGCAACTACTTTAACAGAAAGCAAGGAGAGGACTGAGAGGGCTATCGAAGCCATGGTATCTTGCAAAAAACTTTTCCCTTCTATTTTGGGCATCCACCTTGAGGGCCCTTATCTATCCCCTGAAAGAAGGGGTGCCCAGAATGCCTCCTTCTTGCGCAAACCAGATTTGAATGAAATAAAGGAATTTATTGCACTCGGCGAAGGCCTTATAAAGAGGGTCACCATCGCCCCAGAACTTGATAATGCTCTTGATATAGTTGAATACCTGACTTCTCAGGATATCCTGGTCTCCCTTGGTCATAGTACGGCCGATTACCGAATAAGCTTCCAGGCCTTCCTGAAAGGAGCTCGCCTGGTAACCCATCTTTTCAACGGTATGGATCCTCTCCATCACCGTTCTCCCAATCTTCTTGCTTTTGCTTTGGGTTTTGAGGGGATATGTGTGGAAATGATTGCTGACCTGATACATGTATCACCTGAAATAATGAAAATTGCTCTCTTGTGTAAGCGCAATCGACTTATTTTGATTAGCGACGCCATTAGAGCAACTGGTTTGCAGGACGGAATGTATGAAATGGGTGGAGAAATGATGGAGATGAAAGACGGCATTGCCAGAATGGTTTCAACCGGGAGCTTAGCAGGAAGTACTCTTACTTTAGATCAGGCATTATATAATCTGAAACAGCTGTTTGATCTTCCTCTGCCAGAATTAGCACGAATGGCCAGCTTGTTACCAGCAAAACTCTTAAAAATCGATGATAGGTTGGGAAGCCTTGAAAAGAATAAAATTGCTGATATCGTGGTCTTTGATGAAAATTTTAGAGTGCAGGGGGTATTTCAAGAAGGGAGAAAAATTTTATGA
- a CDS encoding glutaredoxin family protein, giving the protein MKKVMLYALSTCPFCQMTKQFFKKHNIPFDFVDVDLLPEAEKEQTVQKVQAISGRRAFPVIVIEDEVIVGYDELKIREALKDELK; this is encoded by the coding sequence ATGAAAAAAGTTATGCTTTATGCACTGAGCACCTGTCCTTTTTGCCAGATGACCAAGCAGTTCTTCAAAAAACACAACATCCCTTTTGACTTTGTGGATGTTGATCTCTTGCCAGAAGCAGAAAAAGAGCAAACCGTCCAGAAAGTCCAGGCTATATCAGGAAGAAGGGCCTTTCCAGTGATCGTGATCGAAGATGAGGTAATCGTGGGATATGATGAACTAAAAATCAGGGAGGCACTCAAAGATGAGCTCAAATGA
- a CDS encoding ferredoxin-thioredoxin reductase catalytic domain-containing protein, with translation MSSNEKLFCPVCQVSFLYKEEKQPGKKIVCPVCGAVLELVEENGTIKAQRPSDLSPEEEITQRIENFARLRGYHFNEMKKPLIEGLLKKYERFGDFYCPCKIDNIPENVCPCLETRQGSVEKNGRCHCGLFWK, from the coding sequence ATGAGCTCAAATGAAAAACTTTTTTGTCCAGTATGTCAGGTTTCTTTCCTATACAAAGAAGAAAAGCAACCTGGAAAAAAAATAGTCTGTCCGGTTTGCGGTGCAGTACTGGAACTTGTGGAAGAAAACGGCACTATAAAAGCCCAGCGGCCTTCTGACCTCTCCCCAGAAGAGGAAATCACCCAGCGTATAGAAAATTTTGCCCGCCTCAGAGGATATCACTTCAACGAAATGAAAAAACCACTAATCGAAGGCCTATTGAAAAAATACGAACGCTTTGGGGATTTTTACTGCCCCTGCAAAATTGATAATATACCGGAAAACGTTTGTCCCTGCCTGGAAACCCGCCAGGGAAGCGTAGAAAAAAACGGTCGTTGTCACTGCGGCCTGTTCTGGAAATAA
- a CDS encoding ECF transporter S component: MQAREITKMGVLIAIGVALPYFFHFTGIPGQVFLPMHIPVLLGGFLLRSGGEVFLVGLILPILNFLISGRPVFPSLVAMMFELGVYGLSAFLFYQRLRWGILSSLVVALFLGRGAFILSSWILFSLLGRSFGLLPLLQTLFIVALPGILIQLVLIPLLVAALLKSRKESPRFF; encoded by the coding sequence TTGCAGGCCAGAGAAATAACCAAGATGGGAGTATTGATAGCCATAGGGGTGGCTTTGCCCTACTTTTTCCACTTTACTGGTATTCCCGGGCAAGTGTTTCTACCCATGCATATACCAGTGCTTCTGGGAGGATTTTTGCTGCGTAGTGGAGGAGAGGTCTTTCTGGTTGGGCTGATTTTGCCTATCCTGAATTTTTTGATTTCTGGAAGGCCAGTTTTCCCATCGCTTGTGGCCATGATGTTTGAGCTCGGTGTGTATGGTCTGTCGGCTTTCTTGTTTTATCAGCGCTTGCGCTGGGGCATTCTTTCTTCGCTGGTTGTGGCCTTATTTTTGGGAAGGGGTGCTTTCATTTTAAGTAGCTGGATTCTCTTTTCGCTTTTGGGACGTTCGTTTGGCTTGCTTCCGCTCCTCCAGACCCTGTTTATTGTGGCATTGCCGGGTATTCTGATTCAGCTGGTTTTGATACCTCTTTTGGTTGCTGCTTTACTAAAAAGCCGGAAAGAAAGCCCGCGCTTTTTCTGA
- a CDS encoding GH1 family beta-glucosidase, with amino-acid sequence MPYFPEDFIFGVATASYQIEGAWNEDGKGESIWDRFAHTPGNIQDGTTGDVACDHYHRFEEDVALLKELGVDAYRFSISWPRIFPEGRGRVNEKGLDFYRSLTGKLQEAGIKPVVTLYHWDLPQKLQDKGGWESQETVEAFAEYARFLFQSFAKEVFLWITHNEPWVVSFVGHYEGRHAPGKRDFKSALQVSRNLLLSHGLAVQAFREEKTLGSIGITLNLTPVHPFSDSEEDILAAKRCDGYFNRWFLDPLFKGEFPEDMLLWYEKKGFALPQLSEEEKSLIAQPIDFLGINYYFRRVVGKGEGAIFEVEFFNPPQSEYTDMGWEIYPEGLYEIVKRVSEEYQPEDIYITENGIALPDQPDSKGRINDQKRIDYLRSHLLALHRAVDEGCPVSGYFVWSLMDNFEWGFGLSKRFGLVYVDYTTLQRIKKASFYWYQKVVKSKRVD; translated from the coding sequence ATGCCTTATTTTCCAGAGGATTTCATTTTTGGTGTGGCTACTGCTTCCTATCAGATTGAGGGTGCGTGGAACGAGGATGGCAAGGGTGAGAGTATCTGGGATCGCTTTGCGCACACTCCAGGTAACATCCAGGATGGCACCACGGGGGATGTGGCTTGTGACCACTACCACCGCTTTGAAGAAGATGTAGCTCTTCTGAAGGAACTGGGTGTTGATGCCTATCGCTTTTCCATATCCTGGCCCCGGATATTCCCGGAGGGAAGGGGTCGAGTTAACGAGAAGGGGTTGGATTTTTATCGCTCGCTTACTGGGAAATTGCAAGAAGCGGGTATTAAACCTGTGGTAACCCTTTATCACTGGGACCTTCCCCAAAAGCTTCAGGATAAAGGAGGTTGGGAAAGCCAGGAGACGGTAGAAGCCTTTGCGGAATACGCGCGTTTCCTTTTCCAGAGCTTTGCCAAAGAAGTTTTCTTATGGATTACCCATAACGAACCTTGGGTGGTGTCTTTCGTAGGGCATTATGAGGGAAGACATGCACCGGGTAAGCGGGATTTCAAATCTGCGCTTCAGGTAAGCCGTAATCTGCTCCTTTCTCACGGTCTCGCTGTGCAGGCTTTTCGAGAGGAGAAAACCCTGGGTTCCATTGGCATTACCCTTAATCTCACTCCTGTGCATCCTTTTTCTGATAGCGAAGAGGATATTCTGGCAGCCAAACGCTGTGACGGTTATTTTAACCGCTGGTTTCTGGATCCTCTTTTCAAGGGTGAGTTTCCAGAAGATATGCTTCTCTGGTACGAGAAAAAGGGCTTTGCCCTTCCTCAGTTGAGCGAAGAGGAAAAGTCTCTGATCGCTCAGCCCATTGATTTTCTGGGGATTAACTATTACTTTCGGCGCGTAGTTGGCAAGGGAGAGGGAGCAATTTTTGAGGTAGAGTTTTTTAATCCACCCCAAAGCGAGTACACCGATATGGGCTGGGAAATATACCCTGAGGGTCTTTATGAGATTGTGAAGAGAGTCAGTGAAGAGTATCAACCGGAGGATATCTATATCACCGAAAACGGCATTGCGCTTCCTGACCAGCCCGATTCCAAAGGACGGATTAATGACCAGAAGCGTATCGATTATCTGCGTTCTCATCTTCTGGCCCTGCATCGTGCTGTGGATGAAGGGTGCCCGGTTTCGGGATATTTTGTGTGGAGTCTCATGGACAACTTTGAGTGGGGTTTCGGTCTTTCCAAGCGCTTTGGGCTGGTTTACGTGGATTATACCACCTTGCAAAGGATTAAAAAGGCCAGTTTTTACTGGTATCAGAAGGTGGTTAAGTCCAAAAGAGTGGATTGA
- a CDS encoding phosphatase PAP2 family protein — protein MFDVTPLLFLQGLRSPFWNSFFRGVSVVGSDLFYLVVLVIWYLAFSKREGIYLSLVLFTSLFLNFAVKSLVAVPRPYLHPMLQAISEAEGFSFPSGHAQSTATFFFSLALLYKKRPVWVLAFLMVGLVSFSRLYLGVHYVEDVLAGALLGAGFAFAAFYLKGKLEGNEVNIVFWWKVAVAAGVALSLFLFCWDDLSARVGGAISGALLGWFLEGNAENLAWKSLFDRIVFLGLALLSVLACFLVLRGVFPEGREFLFLRYAIVVFWVVFGIPVLTRHLRRKLAGGS, from the coding sequence ATGTTTGATGTTACACCCCTTCTTTTTCTGCAGGGTTTGCGCAGCCCTTTCTGGAACAGTTTTTTTCGAGGTGTTTCGGTAGTGGGTTCTGACCTTTTTTACCTGGTCGTTCTGGTTATCTGGTACCTGGCATTTAGCAAAAGAGAAGGTATTTATTTGAGTCTGGTGCTTTTTACTTCTCTTTTTCTGAACTTTGCAGTAAAGAGTCTTGTGGCTGTGCCTCGCCCTTATTTGCATCCTATGCTTCAAGCCATCTCTGAAGCAGAGGGTTTTTCTTTTCCGAGTGGCCATGCTCAGTCTACGGCCACTTTCTTTTTTTCACTGGCCTTACTTTACAAAAAACGGCCAGTTTGGGTTCTGGCCTTTTTGATGGTTGGTCTGGTGAGCTTTTCGAGGCTTTACTTAGGTGTGCATTATGTGGAAGATGTGCTGGCTGGGGCTTTACTGGGTGCCGGATTTGCTTTTGCAGCATTTTATCTGAAGGGTAAGCTGGAAGGAAACGAGGTCAACATTGTTTTTTGGTGGAAGGTTGCCGTTGCTGCGGGAGTGGCGCTTTCCCTTTTTTTGTTTTGCTGGGATGACCTTTCGGCTCGAGTGGGAGGGGCTATCAGCGGAGCGCTGCTGGGCTGGTTTCTGGAAGGTAACGCTGAAAACCTGGCATGGAAAAGCCTATTTGACAGGATAGTGTTTCTGGGGCTCGCCCTGCTTAGTGTACTGGCCTGTTTTCTGGTCTTACGCGGGGTTTTTCCGGAGGGAAGGGAGTTTCTCTTCCTTCGTTATGCTATAGTAGTCTTCTGGGTGGTTTTTGGCATTCCGGTGCTCACGAGGCATTTAAGGAGGAAATTGGCTGGGGGGAGTTGA
- a CDS encoding M28 family metallopeptidase: protein MDEAFPYLERTLEKVRVVGPRLSASPVEADFARWLGEELRRMQLTVEEDEFRALSTYSFFYCGIWSLFLAAFCLLWFSGWLAVPLALFALLLTYCNLNTVPLLATLFTRKKSLNVLARNTDSPRVILCAHLDSARTSLFFDPRFAVSPRLSLLFTILASAWMTVVVLLYTVLGYPWLRWLGVPAFLYLGFLFILHVHREYFMPPSPGVNDNGSGVAVALELAFRLKKMNLPFWVLFTGAEESGTFGALRFWRQHKNLLQSGIPVINLDNLGAGRLTLATLEGMWEVVVSPEDLRREIKAAALEKGITLLERPYLGLSTDATVFLKRGGRAVTMIGLDERGLPPNWHWITDRLENLHRPNLEQAVIVLEEWAKRYV, encoded by the coding sequence GTGGATGAAGCATTTCCTTACCTTGAGAGAACTCTTGAGAAGGTGAGGGTGGTTGGACCACGCCTGAGTGCTTCTCCTGTGGAGGCTGATTTTGCCCGCTGGCTTGGGGAAGAGCTGCGTAGGATGCAGCTTACCGTTGAGGAAGACGAGTTTCGAGCGCTTTCCACCTACAGCTTTTTTTACTGTGGAATCTGGAGTTTGTTTCTGGCTGCCTTTTGCCTTCTCTGGTTTTCAGGCTGGCTTGCTGTGCCGTTGGCGCTTTTTGCTCTGCTTTTGACCTATTGCAATCTCAACACGGTACCTCTTTTAGCCACTTTGTTTACTCGCAAAAAATCCCTGAATGTTCTGGCCAGAAACACCGATTCTCCCCGGGTCATCCTGTGTGCCCACCTGGATTCAGCAAGGACTTCTCTTTTTTTTGACCCTCGATTTGCCGTTTCTCCTCGTCTCAGCTTGTTGTTCACTATTCTTGCTTCAGCCTGGATGACGGTAGTGGTCTTGCTTTATACAGTGCTGGGATATCCCTGGTTGCGCTGGTTGGGAGTACCAGCTTTTCTGTATCTTGGATTTCTTTTTATTCTCCATGTGCACCGGGAATACTTTATGCCTCCTTCGCCTGGAGTTAACGATAATGGAAGTGGAGTGGCGGTGGCGTTAGAGCTTGCCTTTCGCTTGAAAAAGATGAACTTACCTTTCTGGGTGCTTTTTACCGGGGCGGAGGAGTCAGGTACTTTTGGAGCCCTCCGCTTCTGGAGACAACACAAAAACTTGCTTCAAAGCGGGATACCAGTGATTAACCTGGATAACCTGGGAGCAGGTAGACTGACTCTGGCCACTTTAGAGGGGATGTGGGAGGTAGTTGTTTCTCCGGAAGATTTGCGTCGAGAAATAAAGGCAGCAGCACTTGAGAAAGGAATAACCCTTCTGGAACGGCCTTATCTTGGTCTTTCCACTGATGCCACAGTTTTTCTCAAAAGAGGCGGCAGGGCGGTTACTATGATTGGTCTTGATGAGCGAGGCCTTCCACCCAACTGGCACTGGATAACTGATAGACTGGAAAATTTGCATCGGCCCAATCTGGAGCAGGCAGTGATTGTACTTGAGGAGTGGGCAAAAAGATATGTTTGA
- a CDS encoding sugar MFS transporter: MGKKLQLLPFCCALILIGFGLSGVGSLIPEIASHFKVDYAVASRVFLFHGLGYFFAILLAGFLGDLLSRFLILRIGLAIIIWGLLGISLLSWFGLVIAFFAIMGVGLGFLDCMLNPVAASIFVHNPGTVLNFMHAFFGLGSLSAPRLYAFLVEQGGTWQSFYLVVCGFAVLVLVLFLLPLFPSKKELPVSFGRIFSLFREPVFWLMGFTMIFYAGGVSTLNGWLVAYLKEKGIALSQAASFLSFFWTGLFTGRLLLSFLSERWGYLNMVRLNSIAGALALLVVLTITPSFPLTPVLLCGAGFALSTIIPTTLAYAVSTYPETSSMASGWLLFNNGIGNFLFPWLGGVVASWLGLRFTMLFVPVSVLLMLLFQQLLFVKSKTVFEEGVSSG, translated from the coding sequence ATGGGGAAAAAGTTGCAGCTTTTGCCGTTTTGCTGTGCGCTGATTTTAATAGGTTTTGGCCTCTCCGGTGTGGGTTCCCTCATTCCTGAAATTGCCAGCCATTTCAAAGTGGATTACGCCGTTGCAAGCAGAGTGTTTCTTTTTCACGGTTTGGGGTATTTTTTTGCCATTCTGTTGGCTGGTTTCCTGGGAGACCTTTTGTCCAGGTTTCTGATTTTGCGGATCGGGCTTGCGATCATTATTTGGGGTCTTCTGGGGATATCTCTCCTTAGCTGGTTCGGGCTGGTGATTGCTTTTTTTGCAATCATGGGAGTGGGTCTGGGATTTCTGGACTGTATGCTTAATCCAGTGGCAGCGTCCATTTTTGTCCATAATCCGGGTACAGTCTTGAATTTCATGCACGCTTTTTTCGGTTTGGGCTCCCTTTCAGCTCCCCGCTTATACGCTTTTTTGGTTGAGCAAGGCGGCACCTGGCAGAGTTTTTATCTCGTGGTTTGTGGTTTTGCAGTGCTGGTTCTTGTGCTCTTTCTTTTGCCTCTTTTCCCCAGTAAGAAGGAATTGCCTGTCTCCTTTGGCAGAATTTTCTCACTTTTCCGGGAGCCAGTTTTCTGGTTGATGGGTTTCACCATGATTTTCTATGCAGGAGGGGTAAGCACCTTAAATGGTTGGCTGGTAGCTTATCTTAAAGAAAAGGGAATAGCGCTTTCCCAGGCTGCCTCTTTCCTTTCTTTTTTCTGGACTGGTCTTTTCACGGGGAGGCTTTTACTTTCTTTTTTATCGGAGCGCTGGGGTTACTTGAACATGGTACGCCTCAACTCCATAGCTGGTGCTCTAGCACTTTTGGTGGTGCTTACCATTACTCCTTCTTTTCCACTCACTCCGGTTTTGCTCTGCGGTGCAGGTTTTGCCCTGTCCACGATCATACCCACCACCTTAGCTTATGCGGTGTCCACGTACCCGGAAACGTCTTCCATGGCTTCAGGGTGGCTGCTTTTTAACAATGGTATTGGCAACTTCCTTTTTCCCTGGCTGGGAGGTGTGGTGGCTTCCTGGCTGGGTTTGCGATTTACCATGCTTTTTGTGCCGGTTTCGGTTTTGCTCATGCTGCTTTTTCAACAGCTTCTCTTTGTAAAAAGTAAGACAGTTTTTGAGGAGGGGGTAAGCAGTGGATGA
- a CDS encoding SGNH/GDSL hydrolase family protein — MWVADPKVILCFGDSLTWGYHPRNGERYPFRERWTGMLQEELGGEYRIIEEGLCGRTTVWDDPVEGDKNGKKHLGPILESHRPLDLVVIMLGTNDLKKRFNLSPFDIAQGAGFLVDMVRRSAAGRNGGSPEVLLVCPPPLAKLTDFAGLFEGGVEKSKELASSYRIIARFKRCHFLDAGEIVKTSDIDGVHWEVEENRKFALKLASLIRNILG; from the coding sequence ATGTGGGTTGCAGATCCCAAAGTTATCCTTTGTTTTGGCGATTCTCTGACCTGGGGTTATCATCCCAGAAACGGTGAGCGTTATCCCTTTCGGGAGCGCTGGACAGGGATGTTGCAGGAAGAGTTGGGTGGGGAATACCGCATTATCGAAGAAGGTTTGTGTGGTCGGACCACGGTCTGGGATGATCCGGTTGAAGGAGATAAAAATGGTAAAAAGCATCTGGGGCCGATACTTGAGTCCCACCGCCCTCTGGACCTTGTGGTTATCATGCTGGGGACCAATGATTTGAAGAAACGTTTTAACCTTTCTCCTTTTGACATTGCGCAGGGTGCTGGTTTCCTGGTGGATATGGTGCGCCGAAGCGCTGCAGGAAGGAACGGAGGGTCTCCTGAGGTGCTTTTGGTCTGTCCTCCACCCCTTGCTAAGCTCACCGATTTTGCAGGCCTTTTTGAAGGTGGCGTGGAGAAATCTAAAGAACTTGCTTCCAGTTACCGCATCATCGCTCGTTTTAAGCGCTGCCATTTTCTCGATGCAGGCGAAATTGTGAAGACCAGCGATATCGATGGAGTGCACTGGGAGGTGGAGGAAAACCGGAAGTTTGCTCTGAAACTTGCTTCCCTAATCCGCAACATCCTGGGTTGA
- a CDS encoding Mrp/NBP35 family ATP-binding protein, translating into MSRYSKIGKVIAVMSGKGGVGKSSVTALLACELARRGKKVGVLDADLTGPSIPTMFGVLGKRPETINPGILPVRTEKLGIEVISVNLMLEKPEQPVIWRGPLLSKAIQEFWEEVAWDDPDVLLLDLPPGTGDIPLTVLQAIPLDGVIIVSSPQDLAFLVVKKAVNMVYQLKKPILGLVENMSYVVCPNCGTTIRPFGREKGKEIAASLFIPFLGGLPLDAELSRHCDEGTIEEYENEGVSAIADKIAL; encoded by the coding sequence ATGAGTCGTTATAGCAAAATAGGAAAGGTAATCGCAGTGATGAGCGGAAAAGGAGGAGTGGGCAAAAGTTCGGTGACGGCACTTCTTGCCTGTGAACTTGCCCGCCGGGGGAAGAAAGTGGGGGTGCTGGATGCCGATTTGACCGGACCCAGCATTCCTACCATGTTTGGTGTGCTGGGTAAGCGACCGGAGACCATAAACCCCGGGATACTGCCAGTACGTACTGAAAAGCTGGGCATAGAGGTTATTTCGGTGAATCTCATGCTTGAAAAACCGGAGCAGCCGGTTATCTGGCGAGGTCCTCTTTTGAGTAAAGCTATCCAGGAATTCTGGGAAGAGGTAGCCTGGGATGATCCGGATGTTCTACTTTTGGATCTTCCACCGGGAACCGGGGATATTCCCCTTACTGTTTTGCAGGCTATTCCTCTGGATGGGGTAATTATCGTTTCTTCACCTCAGGACCTGGCATTTCTGGTGGTCAAAAAAGCGGTTAATATGGTGTATCAGCTCAAAAAGCCCATTCTGGGTCTGGTAGAAAATATGAGCTACGTGGTCTGTCCTAACTGTGGAACGACGATTCGCCCCTTTGGGAGAGAAAAAGGCAAAGAAATTGCAGCTTCCCTTTTTATACCTTTTCTGGGAGGTCTTCCTCTGGATGCGGAACTCTCCAGACACTGTGATGAAGGAACCATTGAAGAATACGAAAACGAAGGCGTATCTGCGATAGCGGATAAAATAGCTCTATAG
- a CDS encoding MBL fold metallo-hydrolase: MEKKEERGAVKVTILYDNFPFLSELLPSHGFSCLVEGEEKVLFDTGESGPLLFKNMELLGIDPLSISRVVISHEHYDHIGGLGYLLARNPKVVVYILPSFSQDAKREIKERGARFLEVERGMEIAPSVFTTGEVEGPVREQALVVKGEQGFLLIGGCCHPGAVKMVEAAALIGNGKIELLIGGLHLYQSSDEEIMQTLQGLRQLGVSKIAPSHCSGFAALDYAQKLWGENYIASGVGKSFNF; the protein is encoded by the coding sequence TTGGAAAAGAAAGAGGAGCGTGGGGCGGTGAAGGTAACCATCTTATATGATAATTTCCCTTTTCTTTCTGAGCTTCTTCCTTCACATGGTTTTTCTTGCTTGGTTGAGGGAGAGGAAAAAGTCCTTTTTGACACTGGGGAAAGCGGCCCTCTGCTTTTCAAAAATATGGAGCTTCTGGGGATAGACCCCCTGAGTATATCCCGGGTGGTCATCTCTCACGAGCACTACGACCACATAGGCGGTCTTGGGTATTTGCTTGCCCGGAACCCCAAAGTGGTAGTATACATCCTTCCCTCTTTTTCTCAGGATGCAAAGAGGGAAATAAAGGAACGAGGAGCGCGTTTTTTAGAGGTGGAAAGAGGAATGGAAATAGCTCCTTCGGTGTTCACTACCGGGGAAGTAGAAGGACCGGTTCGGGAACAGGCTCTGGTGGTAAAGGGCGAGCAAGGTTTTCTTTTGATTGGAGGATGTTGTCATCCCGGAGCGGTCAAAATGGTGGAGGCAGCCGCTTTAATTGGGAATGGTAAAATTGAGCTTTTGATAGGTGGTTTGCATCTTTATCAGTCGAGTGACGAAGAAATCATGCAGACCTTGCAGGGCTTGAGGCAGCTGGGTGTTTCGAAGATAGCTCCTTCCCACTGCAGTGGTTTTGCTGCCCTGGATTATGCTCAAAAACTCTGGGGAGAGAACTACATTGCTTCCGGAGTTGGGAAAAGTTTCAACTTTTAA
- a CDS encoding NifB/NifX family molybdenum-iron cluster-binding protein — MKVAIASSDGKTVAQHFGRCEGFVVVEVEGSKVLNREYRKNLFSNHQGAHDGGEGNCSPVDLLKDCDVVVSSGMGPRAYKRLKEQGKKVVITDETEVEKIIGEILTQSE; from the coding sequence GTGAAGGTGGCTATTGCTTCTTCGGACGGAAAAACCGTTGCCCAGCACTTTGGGCGCTGCGAAGGATTTGTGGTGGTTGAAGTGGAAGGAAGCAAGGTGTTAAACAGGGAATATCGTAAGAATCTCTTTTCCAACCATCAGGGAGCACATGATGGAGGAGAGGGAAATTGCAGTCCGGTTGATTTGCTAAAAGACTGTGATGTAGTAGTTTCAAGCGGTATGGGTCCAAGAGCGTACAAGCGGCTGAAAGAACAGGGTAAAAAGGTGGTTATCACGGACGAAACAGAAGTAGAAAAAATTATCGGAGAAATCCTTACTCAGTCTGAATGA